In a genomic window of Thermoanaerobaculia bacterium:
- a CDS encoding GIY-YIG nuclease family protein has product MKSYFVYILTNAGRVLYVGVTNDLARRIAEHRSGLVPGFSRKYHLHRLVYYEET; this is encoded by the coding sequence GTGAAAAGCTATTTCGTCTACATCCTCACGAACGCCGGGCGCGTCCTCTACGTCGGTGTTACGAACGACCTTGCCAGGCGAATCGCCGAGCACCGGTCGGGGCTCGTTCCCGGCTTCAGCCGGAAATACCACCTTCACCGACTCGTCTATTACGAGGAGACCA